One Chryseobacterium indoltheticum DNA segment encodes these proteins:
- a CDS encoding barstar family protein encodes MKINNQINARDIWKSFQKNELQGWLVFALNNMNTEPSKENLIIEINGDHFNNIDEFFCTLGEEINGVAGYFGRNIPALYDCLRGDFGVISIKELTWKNHQKSKKLFKSKFNEVLQTFEDFDIKINLQ; translated from the coding sequence ATGAAGATCAATAACCAAATTAATGCTAGAGACATTTGGAAAAGTTTTCAAAAGAATGAATTACAGGGTTGGTTAGTCTTTGCTTTAAACAATATGAATACTGAGCCTTCAAAAGAAAACTTAATAATAGAAATCAACGGAGATCATTTTAATAATATTGATGAGTTCTTTTGTACACTTGGTGAAGAAATCAATGGAGTTGCAGGATATTTTGGAAGAAACATTCCGGCTCTTTACGATTGTTTGAGAGGAGATTTTGGAGTTATTTCAATTAAAGAATTAACTTGGAAAAACCATCAGAAAAGCAAGAAGCTTTTTAAATCTAAATTCAATGAAGTTTTGCAAACATTTGAAGATTTCGACATTAAAATAAACTTGCAATAA
- a CDS encoding NifU family protein, whose product METNTTHEDTVTRVMEALESIRPFLNKDGGDIELLDVKDNTVFVKLLGNCSACSLNFSTLKLGVENSIKQHAPEIEKVVNVE is encoded by the coding sequence ATGGAGACAAATACAACACACGAAGACACTGTAACCCGAGTAATGGAAGCTCTGGAAAGCATTCGTCCGTTTTTGAATAAAGACGGCGGTGATATTGAGCTTTTGGACGTAAAAGACAATACTGTTTTTGTAAAACTTTTAGGTAACTGTTCGGCCTGTTCTCTTAATTTCTCAACATTGAAATTAGGCGTAGAAAACAGCATCAAACAACATGCTCCTGAAATTGAAAAGGTAGTAAATGTAGAGTAA
- a CDS encoding Mrp/NBP35 family ATP-binding protein gives MLTKEKIQDFLKEIEVDDLVSNFQVMGNDVYIDMTAHSPAMHEKKKLEAAMKQAFASEFGEEINLKLKIVSPEPSEVQLSQIKGKQIPGIQNIIAIASGKGGVGKSTVAANLAVTLAKMGFKVGLLDADIYGPSVPTMFDTEGQKPISVDVNGKSMMKPIENYGVKMLSIGYFSGANQAVVWRGPMASKALNQMIRDAAWGELDFLLIDLPPGTGDIHLSIIQEVPVTGAVIVSTPQHVALADVRKGIAMFNMESINIPVLGLIENMAYFTPEELPDNKYYIFGNQGAQYLAEDLNIPVLGEIPLIQSIREAGDVGRPAALQEGSKIAEIYTETAKKMVESLLERNKFLPPTEAVKISTMAGCSPKK, from the coding sequence ATGTTGACTAAAGAAAAGATTCAGGATTTCCTTAAAGAAATTGAAGTTGATGACTTGGTGTCTAATTTTCAAGTGATGGGGAATGACGTTTATATAGATATGACAGCGCATTCGCCGGCAATGCACGAAAAGAAAAAGCTTGAAGCAGCAATGAAGCAGGCTTTTGCAAGTGAATTTGGCGAAGAGATTAATTTGAAACTTAAGATAGTTTCTCCGGAGCCAAGTGAGGTTCAGCTGAGCCAGATTAAAGGAAAGCAGATTCCTGGAATTCAAAATATTATTGCGATCGCATCCGGAAAAGGAGGTGTTGGTAAGTCTACCGTTGCTGCCAATCTTGCGGTAACGTTAGCAAAAATGGGCTTTAAAGTAGGTTTATTAGATGCCGATATTTACGGGCCATCTGTTCCTACGATGTTTGATACAGAAGGTCAAAAGCCAATTTCTGTTGATGTAAACGGAAAAAGCATGATGAAACCTATCGAAAATTACGGTGTAAAGATGCTTTCTATCGGATATTTTTCAGGAGCAAATCAGGCGGTCGTTTGGAGAGGCCCAATGGCTTCAAAAGCATTGAACCAAATGATCAGAGATGCAGCTTGGGGAGAATTAGATTTCTTATTAATCGACCTTCCTCCGGGAACTGGTGATATTCACTTGTCGATTATTCAGGAAGTTCCGGTAACCGGAGCTGTGATTGTAAGTACACCTCAACATGTTGCTTTAGCGGACGTTAGAAAAGGAATTGCGATGTTTAATATGGAAAGTATCAACATTCCTGTTCTTGGGTTGATAGAAAATATGGCCTATTTTACTCCGGAAGAGTTACCTGACAATAAATATTATATCTTTGGAAACCAAGGAGCGCAATATTTAGCTGAAGATTTAAATATTCCTGTTTTAGGAGAAATTCCTTTAATTCAGAGCATCAGAGAAGCAGGTGATGTAGGAAGACCAGCTGCTTTGCAGGAAGGTTCTAAAATTGCTGAAATTTATACGGAAACTGCGAAAAAAATGGTTGAGAGTTTACTAGAAAGAAATAAGTTTCTTCCGCCAACTGAAGCCGTAAAAATTTCAACAATGGCTGGTTGCTCACCAAAAAAATAA
- a CDS encoding GH92 family glycosyl hydrolase, which yields MKKILFVLLGLIAHNSFSQNYSQYVNPFIGTGGHGHTFPGAIVPFGMVQLSPDTRIDGSWDGCSGYHYSDSVIYGFSHTHLNGTGVSDYGDIMLMPTMGKPGLTPKEYSSKFSHKNEKATAGFYSVKLDKNNIDVRLTTTARVGYHEYKFNKAGNANIILDLNHRDKLLEGEVRIIDSKTIEVFRRSEAWATNQYIYARIEFSKPMKISSKSFNGKNENNTFSGTKLALAFTSAVKKGEKISVKVAISPTGYEGAGKNMLAEGKSNDFNEIQNQAVTDWNKELSKIEVKSDDKNKLAIFYTAMYHVFTQPNINMDVDGKYRGRDNKFYTANDFGYYSVFSLWDTFRGAHPLMTLIDRKRTADFINTFIKQREQGGRIPVWELASNETECMIGYHGVSVIADAMAKGITGFDYEKAYEAAKNSAMQDIFGLNAYKQKNYISIDDEHESVSKTLEYAYDDWCIAQMAKILNKKEDYEYFMKRSQNWKNLYNPANGFMQARKNGNWYEPFDPSEVNNNYTEGNSWHYSYFVPQDIPGLIQTHGGKEKFEQFIDAIFSASDKTTGREQVDITGLIGQYAQGNEPSHHIAYLYNLVDKPQKTEEKIKFILDNFYKNTPDGLIGNEDCGQMSAWFILSSMGIYSVTPGKPEWETVTPYFDEIKLHLEDGTTRIITKNTPKSELKYLGFENVKPVKDMKYAEQTASPIISADRLFEFTTQVKITPLNEKDKIYYMTLDENDANVRKTFKVYKEPFTINKTTQVSTYAERNGEKSGITTANFNRRPNHWDVTINATVNPQYTAGGKLAIIDGINGDTNWRKGEWQGYQGQTVEAIIDFKSPQQINEISSTYLQDSRAWILMPKKVEYYASMDGKTFILLKTLENDIDPKDTNVQVKDFRTTILPTEARYVKVKAYHFGKLPEWHQGAGGEAYVFVDEISVK from the coding sequence ATGAAAAAAATATTATTCGTTCTTTTAGGATTAATTGCTCATAATTCATTTTCGCAAAATTATTCGCAATATGTAAATCCTTTTATCGGAACGGGCGGTCACGGTCATACTTTTCCCGGTGCCATTGTACCTTTCGGAATGGTTCAGCTTTCACCTGACACAAGAATAGACGGAAGTTGGGACGGCTGCAGCGGTTATCATTATTCAGATTCTGTGATCTACGGATTTTCTCATACTCACTTGAACGGAACAGGAGTTTCAGATTACGGAGACATTATGTTGATGCCGACAATGGGGAAACCGGGTTTGACTCCCAAAGAATATTCATCAAAATTTTCTCATAAGAACGAAAAAGCAACGGCTGGTTTTTATTCAGTTAAATTAGATAAAAATAACATTGATGTTCGTTTGACGACCACCGCAAGAGTGGGTTATCACGAATACAAATTCAACAAAGCTGGAAACGCTAATATTATTTTAGACTTAAATCACAGAGATAAACTTCTGGAAGGTGAAGTAAGAATAATTGACAGCAAAACGATTGAGGTTTTCAGAAGAAGTGAAGCTTGGGCAACTAACCAGTACATTTATGCTAGAATTGAGTTTTCAAAACCAATGAAAATTTCAAGTAAAAGCTTTAACGGTAAAAACGAAAACAATACTTTTTCGGGAACTAAATTAGCTTTAGCATTTACCTCAGCAGTAAAAAAAGGTGAAAAAATCAGTGTAAAAGTGGCGATTTCTCCTACAGGTTATGAAGGTGCCGGAAAAAACATGTTAGCTGAAGGTAAGTCTAATGATTTCAATGAAATTCAAAATCAAGCGGTTACAGACTGGAATAAAGAACTTTCAAAAATTGAAGTTAAATCTGACGATAAAAACAAACTGGCAATTTTCTACACCGCAATGTATCATGTTTTCACACAACCGAATATCAATATGGATGTTGACGGAAAATACCGCGGAAGAGACAATAAATTTTACACGGCAAATGATTTCGGATATTATTCTGTTTTCTCGCTTTGGGATACTTTCAGAGGTGCGCATCCTTTGATGACGTTAATTGACAGAAAAAGAACAGCTGATTTTATAAATACTTTCATTAAACAACGTGAACAAGGCGGAAGAATTCCGGTTTGGGAACTGGCTTCTAATGAAACGGAATGTATGATCGGTTATCACGGAGTTTCTGTAATTGCAGACGCAATGGCAAAAGGAATCACCGGTTTTGATTATGAAAAAGCCTATGAAGCCGCAAAAAATTCAGCGATGCAGGATATTTTTGGTTTAAATGCTTATAAACAGAAAAATTATATCAGCATTGATGATGAACACGAAAGTGTTTCTAAAACGTTAGAATATGCTTATGACGATTGGTGTATCGCTCAAATGGCAAAAATTTTAAACAAAAAAGAAGATTACGAATACTTCATGAAACGTTCACAGAACTGGAAAAATCTTTACAATCCAGCGAACGGTTTTATGCAGGCAAGAAAAAACGGAAACTGGTACGAGCCTTTTGACCCAAGTGAAGTTAACAATAATTATACGGAAGGAAATTCCTGGCATTATTCATATTTCGTTCCGCAGGATATTCCGGGATTGATTCAGACACATGGCGGAAAAGAAAAATTTGAACAGTTTATTGATGCTATTTTCTCGGCTTCAGATAAAACAACAGGAAGAGAGCAGGTAGATATTACCGGATTGATCGGCCAATACGCACAAGGAAACGAGCCGAGTCACCACATCGCTTATCTTTATAATTTAGTTGATAAACCTCAGAAAACCGAAGAGAAAATCAAATTTATTCTTGATAATTTCTACAAAAACACTCCAGATGGTTTGATTGGAAATGAAGATTGCGGACAAATGAGTGCGTGGTTTATTTTAAGCTCAATGGGAATTTATTCAGTTACGCCAGGGAAACCTGAATGGGAAACCGTAACGCCTTATTTTGATGAAATTAAATTACATTTGGAAGACGGAACGACAAGAATCATCACTAAAAACACTCCGAAAAGTGAGCTTAAATATTTAGGTTTTGAAAACGTAAAACCGGTTAAAGACATGAAATATGCAGAACAAACTGCTTCGCCAATCATTAGCGCAGATCGTCTTTTTGAGTTTACAACTCAGGTAAAAATCACTCCCTTGAATGAAAAAGACAAAATTTATTACATGACTTTGGATGAAAATGATGCCAACGTGAGGAAAACTTTTAAAGTCTATAAGGAACCATTTACCATTAACAAAACAACACAGGTTTCTACTTATGCTGAAAGAAATGGTGAAAAAAGCGGTATTACCACAGCCAACTTCAACAGAAGACCTAATCATTGGGATGTAACGATTAATGCAACCGTAAATCCGCAATATACAGCAGGAGGAAAATTGGCAATTATCGATGGAATCAACGGTGACACCAACTGGAGAAAAGGTGAATGGCAAGGTTACCAAGGTCAAACTGTAGAAGCAATAATTGATTTTAAATCTCCACAGCAGATCAACGAAATTTCGTCAACCTATTTACAGGACAGCAGAGCGTGGATTTTAATGCCTAAAAAAGTGGAATATTACGCTTCAATGGACGGAAAAACATTTATTCTTCTTAAAACTTTAGAGAATGACATCGATCCGAAGGACACCAATGTTCAAGTAAAAGATTTCAGAACGACGATTCTTCCTACTGAAGCAAGATATGTAAAAGTAAAAGCGTATCACTTCGGTAAACTTCCAGAATGGCATCAAGGTGCAGGAGGTGAAGCTTATGTTTTTGTGGATGAGATTTCTGTGAAATAA
- a CDS encoding phytanoyl-CoA dioxygenase family protein encodes MNLQNHKNLIQENGFTVINNIFSDTEIEEISKAIQNIDTSKETFRKSEDLFAIRQILKEVPHVKDLIFNDNLKTIIEEIFGEKYFAVKSIYFDKPERSNWYVAYHQDLTISVDKKIDLENFGPWTTKQNQFAVQPPLDILENIFTIRIHLDETDENNGALKVVRKSHSKGIYRPETIDWNVETENICNVEKGGIMIMKPLLLHGSNRTTNGKKRRVIHIEFSDKELPEVLNWSERMN; translated from the coding sequence ATGAATTTACAAAATCATAAAAATCTAATTCAGGAAAACGGCTTCACAGTAATCAACAATATTTTTTCAGATACAGAAATTGAGGAAATCAGCAAAGCCATTCAGAATATTGATACTTCAAAAGAAACGTTCAGAAAATCGGAAGATCTTTTTGCAATCAGACAGATTTTAAAGGAAGTTCCCCATGTGAAAGATTTGATATTTAATGATAATTTAAAAACGATCATTGAAGAAATTTTCGGCGAAAAGTATTTTGCGGTAAAAAGCATTTACTTCGATAAACCTGAAAGATCAAACTGGTATGTTGCATATCATCAGGATTTAACAATCTCTGTCGATAAAAAAATAGATTTAGAAAACTTTGGACCTTGGACGACCAAACAGAATCAGTTTGCCGTACAACCGCCTTTAGATATTCTTGAAAATATCTTTACCATCAGAATTCATTTGGATGAAACCGATGAAAATAATGGCGCTTTAAAAGTTGTTCGAAAATCTCATTCAAAAGGAATCTACAGACCCGAAACCATCGATTGGAATGTGGAAACAGAAAATATCTGTAACGTAGAAAAAGGCGGAATAATGATTATGAAACCTTTGCTTCTTCACGGCTCCAACAGAACGACAAACGGAAAGAAAAGAAGAGTAATTCATATAGAATTTTCAGATAAAGAATTGCCGGAAGTGTTGAACTGGTCAGAGAGAATGAATTGA
- a CDS encoding IS110 family RNA-guided transposase, whose protein sequence is MSKISKKVIGVDVGAKFLTVSFNDFENRDQVFNIENTQRSILSFLKKLRIEDYCFVIEATGNYSSRILHLSLVQGFESSLINCMSVKHFARMKNIISKTDAEDAKLIRLYGEMFKPDIYTSKSVDIEHLDQELKLLNDLEEEKRRYGVKLKSLRYNAQINPNTEKHYERRLQQLEKEIKEVISRLPGLQDEEFKETKALLQSVSGIGEKTSLQLMTATSGFKNFNSAKSLSKYFGLAPRIYQSGKKSYSPGKCRTSKNHIRGLLYVCSWTAIKHNKQCKEFYERLLSQGKPKKLALIAVCNKLLRICFGVVKNKINYQPDYQKNFKILT, encoded by the coding sequence ATGTCAAAAATATCAAAAAAAGTAATTGGAGTAGATGTCGGAGCGAAGTTTTTAACAGTAAGCTTTAATGATTTTGAAAACAGAGATCAGGTTTTTAATATAGAAAATACCCAGCGCTCTATTTTGTCATTTCTAAAGAAACTGCGGATAGAAGATTATTGTTTTGTCATTGAGGCCACAGGAAATTACAGCAGTCGTATTTTACATTTATCCTTAGTTCAGGGCTTTGAATCAAGTCTGATAAACTGTATGTCTGTTAAGCATTTTGCAAGGATGAAAAACATCATCAGCAAGACAGATGCTGAAGATGCCAAGCTGATCAGGCTTTACGGAGAGATGTTTAAACCTGATATTTATACTTCTAAAAGTGTTGATATTGAACATCTTGATCAGGAACTAAAGCTTCTCAATGATTTGGAGGAAGAAAAAAGGAGATATGGAGTGAAGTTAAAATCTCTTCGCTATAATGCTCAGATTAATCCAAACACAGAAAAACATTATGAAAGAAGATTACAACAATTAGAAAAAGAGATTAAAGAAGTTATAAGCCGTCTCCCTGGGCTCCAGGATGAAGAGTTTAAGGAAACAAAAGCATTACTACAAAGTGTATCTGGCATTGGTGAAAAGACATCTCTTCAACTGATGACGGCTACTTCAGGATTTAAAAACTTTAATTCAGCAAAATCATTATCTAAATATTTTGGCTTGGCACCCCGTATTTATCAATCGGGAAAGAAATCATATTCCCCGGGAAAATGCAGAACCTCAAAGAATCATATCAGGGGCTTGTTATATGTTTGTTCGTGGACGGCAATTAAGCATAACAAACAATGTAAAGAGTTTTATGAAAGACTTCTTTCTCAGGGGAAACCTAAAAAATTAGCTTTAATTGCAGTATGTAACAAGCTACTGAGAATATGTTTTGGAGTGGTAAAAAATAAAATCAATTATCAACCAGATTATCAAAAAAACTTTAAAATTTTAACCTGA
- a CDS encoding dicarboxylate/amino acid:cation symporter, with the protein MKGQNKLFIAIIVSLILGVAIGGFVHLQYPDSAEPFSKNIKLLGTIFIRLVQMIIAPLVFTTLVVGIAKMSDIKMIGRVGSKAMLWFISASLVSLFIGLILVNWLEPGHVTKLPIQDAASAEELLKSSKGFSMEDFVKHVVPKSIFEAFATNEVLQIVVFSIMFGVALANLGDEYAQPVIKLFDVIAHAILKMVGYIMWFAPLGVLGAIAAVVATNGFEIFKVYAIYLRDFFFAIAVLWLVLLIVGYLILGNRLFELLRRIKSPLLIAFSTTSSEAVFPKLVEELERFGCNNRVVSFILPLGYSFNLDGSMMYMTFASIFIAQIYGIEMSIGQQITMLLVLMLTSKGIAGVPRASLVIIVATCSMFGIPPEGIALILPIDHFCDMARSMTNVLGNALATSAVSKWEGQLDNHGGDM; encoded by the coding sequence ATGAAAGGACAAAACAAACTATTTATTGCCATCATTGTTTCACTTATTTTGGGTGTAGCAATCGGAGGCTTCGTTCATTTACAATATCCTGACAGCGCAGAGCCGTTTTCAAAAAACATAAAACTCCTGGGAACTATTTTCATCAGACTGGTTCAGATGATTATCGCCCCTTTGGTCTTTACAACTTTGGTGGTGGGAATTGCCAAAATGAGCGATATTAAAATGATTGGTAGAGTAGGATCAAAAGCAATGCTTTGGTTTATTTCTGCATCTCTTGTTTCTCTTTTCATCGGTTTGATTTTGGTAAACTGGCTTGAACCGGGACATGTAACCAAACTTCCGATACAGGATGCTGCTTCTGCCGAAGAACTTTTAAAATCGAGCAAAGGGTTTTCAATGGAAGATTTCGTAAAGCACGTTGTTCCTAAAAGTATTTTTGAAGCTTTTGCGACGAACGAAGTACTTCAGATTGTCGTTTTCTCGATTATGTTTGGAGTTGCTTTAGCTAATTTGGGAGACGAATATGCACAGCCTGTTATTAAATTATTTGATGTGATTGCTCATGCGATTCTTAAAATGGTAGGTTATATCATGTGGTTTGCACCGCTTGGTGTACTGGGTGCAATTGCAGCTGTTGTCGCAACAAATGGTTTTGAAATCTTTAAAGTATATGCCATTTATCTAAGAGACTTTTTCTTTGCGATCGCTGTTTTATGGCTTGTTTTATTGATTGTAGGATATTTAATCTTAGGAAACCGTCTTTTCGAATTGTTAAGAAGAATAAAATCACCTCTGTTAATTGCTTTTTCCACCACAAGTTCGGAAGCTGTTTTCCCTAAACTGGTTGAAGAATTAGAAAGATTTGGCTGTAACAATAGAGTGGTGTCATTTATTTTACCTTTAGGATATTCATTTAATTTGGATGGAAGTATGATGTATATGACATTTGCTTCGATCTTTATCGCTCAGATTTACGGAATTGAAATGTCTATCGGACAACAGATTACAATGCTTTTGGTATTAATGCTAACATCAAAAGGGATTGCCGGAGTTCCAAGAGCTTCACTGGTAATTATCGTGGCAACTTGCTCCATGTTTGGAATTCCACCGGAAGGAATTGCTTTAATTCTTCCTATCGATCACTTCTGCGATATGGCGAGAAGTATGACCAATGTTTTAGGAAATGCTTTAGCAACGTCTGCCGTTTCAAAATGGGAAGGGCAGCTTGATAATCATGGGGGAGATATGTAG
- a CDS encoding BON domain-containing protein, translated as MKKTITMSALALAISFGAISCKKKVSDADLQTQATTIVAASPTATIEVKEGVAHLGGTFATQAEKDAAIKSLKEIKGVKDVHDMATVEVAPPPPPVETASAVDPMIQQKVQDAVKDFPSVKVEVVNGELTLTGNVSAIQARKIKESVDALKVGKYNNNLVVK; from the coding sequence ATGAAAAAAACAATCACAATGTCTGCCTTAGCTTTGGCAATATCATTTGGAGCTATTTCGTGTAAAAAGAAAGTTTCTGACGCTGATCTTCAGACGCAGGCAACAACTATTGTTGCGGCTAGTCCTACTGCAACTATCGAAGTGAAAGAAGGCGTTGCCCATCTTGGCGGAACCTTTGCAACTCAGGCTGAAAAAGACGCTGCTATAAAATCTCTTAAAGAAATAAAAGGAGTAAAAGATGTACATGATATGGCAACTGTTGAGGTTGCGCCACCACCACCGCCTGTAGAAACTGCATCTGCTGTAGATCCTATGATTCAGCAAAAAGTGCAGGATGCAGTGAAAGATTTCCCTTCTGTAAAAGTAGAAGTTGTAAACGGAGAATTAACGCTTACAGGAAATGTATCTGCTATTCAGGCTAGAAAAATTAAAGAATCTGTAGATGCTTTAAAAGTTGGAAAATATAATAATAACTTAGTTGTAAAATAA
- a CDS encoding SH3 domain-containing protein — MSTLQDKYSSVVAAAQSAGVSNLQVQEQDGILYVSGNASNTAAKDAVWNALGTIDSTYSATDINIDVQVAGLAAGANLTVATEDSNLNIRQEPSTEAAVVGKAAKGASVTLVEQTSDDWWKVKTADGQEGYAYSRYLKA; from the coding sequence ATGAGCACATTACAAGATAAATATTCAAGCGTAGTTGCTGCTGCTCAGTCTGCAGGAGTTTCTAATCTTCAGGTTCAGGAGCAGGATGGCATTCTTTATGTTTCCGGAAATGCATCAAATACCGCTGCAAAAGACGCAGTTTGGAACGCTCTAGGTACCATTGACTCTACCTATTCTGCAACTGATATTAATATTGATGTACAGGTTGCAGGTCTTGCAGCAGGTGCAAATCTTACAGTAGCTACTGAAGATTCTAATCTAAACATCAGACAAGAGCCTTCTACTGAAGCTGCTGTTGTAGGAAAAGCGGCTAAAGGTGCTTCTGTAACTTTAGTTGAGCAAACTTCTGATGATTGGTGGAAAGTAAAAACTGCCGACGGACAGGAAGGTTATGCCTACTCAAGATATTTGAAGGCATAA